One Papio anubis isolate 15944 chromosome 9, Panubis1.0, whole genome shotgun sequence genomic window carries:
- the TRPV4 gene encoding transient receptor potential cation channel subfamily V member 4 isoform X2 yields the protein MTPKSTLLQLMPRVVGPGANLCFQVPKRGSCCSSRLRLAANHIWEWPPCAPVITTVALKQLAALLLVYVGGGFLEPLPLAGFCLTPLSSPCRLSSADGPGAGMADSSEGPRAGPGEVAELPGDESGTPGGEAFPLSSLANLFEGEDGSPSPSPADASRPAGLGDGRPNLRMKFQGAFRKGVPNPIDLLESTLYESSVVPGPKKAPMDSLFDYGTYRHHPSDNKRWRKKIIEKQPQSPKAPAPQPPPILKVFNRPILFDIVSRGSTADLDGLLPFLLTHKKRLTDEEFREPSTGKTCLPKALLNLSSGRNDTIPVLLDIAERTGNMREFINSPFRDIYYRGQTALHIAIERRCKHYVELLVAQGADVHAQARGRFFQPKDEGGYFYFGELPLSLAACTNQPHIVNYLTENPHKKADMRRQDSRGNTVLHALVAIADNTRENTKFVTKMYDLLLLKCARLFPDSNLEAVLNNDGLSPLMMAAKTGKIGNRHEMLAVEPINELLRDKWRKFGAVSFYINVVSYLCAMVIFTLTAYYQPLEGTPPYPYRTTVDYLRLAGEVITLFTGVLFFFTNIKDLFMKKCPGVNSLFIDGSFQLLYFIYSVLVIVSAALYLAGIEAYLAVMVFALVLGWMNALYFTRGLKLTGTYSIMIQKILFKDLFRFLLVYLLFMIGYASALVSLLNPCANLKVCNEDQTNCTVPTYPSCRDSETFSTFLLDLFKLTIGMGDLEMLSSTKYPVVFIILLVTYIILTFVLLLNMLIALMGETVGQVSKESKHIWKLQWATTILDIERSFPVFLRKAFRSGEMVTVGKSSDGTPDRRWCFRVDEVNWSHWNQNLGIINEDPGKNETYQYYGFSHTVGRLRRDRWSSVVPRVVELNKNSNPDEVVVPLDSMGNPRCDGHQQGYPPKWRTDDAPL from the exons ATGACCCCGAAGTCCACCCTCCTTCAGCTAATGCCCAGGGTAGTTGGACCTGGGGCCAATTTGTGTTTCCAGGTTCCTAAAAGAGGCTCCTGTTGCAGTTCCCGCCTGAGGCTGGCGGCCAACCACATCTGGGAGTGGCCTCCCTGCGCCCCTGTCATTACAACGGTGGCTTTGAAGCAGCTGGCAGCACTGCTGCTTGTCTACGTGGGAGGGGGCTTCCTGGAGCCCCTGCCACTGGCTGGGTTTTGCCTGACTCCCCTTTCATCCCCTTGCAGGCTGAGCAGTGCAGACGGGCCTGGGGCAGGCATGGCGGATTCCAGCGAAGGTCCCCGCGCGGGTCCCGGGGAGGTGGCTGAGCTCCCCGGGGATGAGAGTGGCACCCCAGGCGGGGAggcttttcctctctcctccctggccAATCTGTTCGAGGGGGAAGATGGCTCCCCTTCGCCCTCACCGGCTGATGCCAGTCGCCCTGCTGGCCTAGGCGATGGGCGACCAAATCTGCGCATGAAGTTCCAGGGTGCCTTCCGCAAGGGGGTGCCCAACCCCATTGATCTGCTGGAGTCCACCCTATATGAGTCCTCGGTGGTGCCTGGACCCAAGAAAGCACCCATGGACTCACTCTTTGACTATGGCACCTATCGTCACCACCCCAGTGACAACAAGAGGTGGAGGAAGAAGATCATAGA gaagcagcCGCAGAGCCCCAAAGCCCCTGCCCCCCAGCCGCCCCCCATCCTCAAAGTCTTCAACAGGCCCATCCTCTTTGACATTGTGTCCCGGGGCTCCACTGCTGACCTGGATGGGCTGCTCCCCTTCTTGCTGACCCACAAGAAACGCCTGACTGATGAGGAATTTCGAG AGCCATCTACAGGGAAGACCTGCCTGCCCAAGGCCTTGCTGAACCTGAGCAGCGGCCGCAATGACACCATCCCTGTGCTGCTGGACATCGCGGAGCGCACCGGCAACATGCGGGAGTTCATCAACTCGCCCTTCCGCGACATCTACTATCGAG GTCAGACAGCTCTGCACATCGCCATCGAGCGTCGCTGCAAACACTACGTGGAGCTCCTCGTGGCCCAAGGAGCTGACGTCCACGCCCAGGCCCGTGGGCGCTTCTTCCAGCCCAAGGATGAGGGAGGCTACTTCTACTTTG GGGAGCTGCCCTTGTCGCTGGCTGCCTGCACCAACCAGCCCCACATTGTCAACTACCTGACGGAGAACCCCCACAAGAAGGCAGACATGCGGCGCCAGGACTCGCGAGGCAACACGGTGCTGCACGCGCTGGTGGCCATCGCCGACAACACCCGTGAGAACACCAAGTTCGTTACCAAGATGTATGACCTGCTGCTGCTGAAGTGTGCCCGCCTCTTCCCCGACAGCAACCTGGAGGCCGTGCTCAACAACGATGGCCTCTCACCCCTAATGATGGCTGCCAAGACGGGCAAGATTGGG AACCGCCACGAGATGCTGGCTGTGGAGCCCATCAATGAACTGCTGCGGGACAAGTGGCGCAAGTTCGGGGCCGTGTCCTTCTACATCAACGTGGTCTCCTACCTCTGCGCCATGGTCATCTTCACCCTCACCGCCTACTATCAGCCGCTGGAGGGCACG CCACCGTACCCTTACCGCACCACGGTGGACTACCTGCGGCTGGCTGGCGAGGTCATTACGCTCTTCACTGGGGTCCTGTTCTTCTTCACCAAC ATCAAAGACTTGTTCATGAAGAAATGCCCTGGAGTGAATTCTCTCTTCATTGATGGCTCCTTCCAGCTGCTCTA CTTCATCTACTCTGTCCTGGTGATCGTCTCAGCAGCCCTCTACCTGGCAGGGATTGAGGCCTACCTGGCCGTGATGGTCTTTGCCCTGGTCCTGGGCTGGATGAATGCCCTTTACTTCACCCGTGGGCTGAAGCTGACGGGGACCTATAGCATCATGATCCAGAAG ATCCTCTTCAAGGACCTTTTCCGATTCCTGCTGGTCTACTTGCTCTTCATGATCGGCTACGCTTCAG CCCTGGTCTCCCTCCTGAACCCGTGTGCCAACTTGAAAGTGTGCAATGAGGACCAGACCAACTGCACAGTGCCCACTTACCCCTCGTGCCGCGACAGCGAGACCTTCAGCACCTTCCTTCTGGACCTGTTTAAGCTGACCATCGGCATGGGCGACCTGGAGATGCTGAGCAGCACCAAGTACCCCGTGGTCTTCATCATCCTGCTGGTGACCTACATCATTCTCACCTTTGTGCTGCTCCTCAACATGCTCATTGCCCTCATGGGCGAGACGGTGGGCCAGGTCTCCAAGGAGAGCAAGCACATCTGGAAGCTGCAG TGGGCCACCACCATCCTGGACATTGAGCGCTCCTTCCCCGTGTTCCTGAGGAAGGCCTTCCGCTCCGGGGAGATGGTCACTGTGGGCAAGAGCTCAGACGGCACTCCCGACCGCAGGTGGTGCTTCAG GGTGGATGAGGTGAACTGGTCTCACTGGAACCAGAACTTGGGCATCATCAATGAGGACCCGGGCAAGAATGAGACCTACCAGTATTATGGCTTCTCACACACCGTGGGCCGCCTCCGCAGGG ATCGCTGGTCCTCGGTGGTACCCCGCGTGGTGGAACTGAACAAGAACTCGAACCCGGACGAGGTGGTGGTGCCTCTGGACAGCATGGGGAACCCCCGCTGCGATGGCCACCAGCAGGGTTACCCCCCCAAGTGGAGGACTGATGACGCCCCGCTCTAG
- the TRPV4 gene encoding transient receptor potential cation channel subfamily V member 4 isoform X1 — MTPKSTLLQLMPRVVGPGANLCFQVPKRGSCCSSRLRLAANHIWEWPPCAPVITTVALKQLAALLLVYVGGGFLEPLPLAGFCLTPLSSPCRLSSADGPGAGMADSSEGPRAGPGEVAELPGDESGTPGGEAFPLSSLANLFEGEDGSPSPSPADASRPAGLGDGRPNLRMKFQGAFRKGVPNPIDLLESTLYESSVVPGPKKAPMDSLFDYGTYRHHPSDNKRWRKKIIEKQPQSPKAPAPQPPPILKVFNRPILFDIVSRGSTADLDGLLPFLLTHKKRLTDEEFREPSTGKTCLPKALLNLSSGRNDTIPVLLDIAERTGNMREFINSPFRDIYYRGQTALHIAIERRCKHYVELLVAQGADVHAQARGRFFQPKDEGGYFYFGELPLSLAACTNQPHIVNYLTENPHKKADMRRQDSRGNTVLHALVAIADNTRENTKFVTKMYDLLLLKCARLFPDSNLEAVLNNDGLSPLMMAAKTGKIGIFQHIIRREVTDEDTRHLSRKFKDWAYGPVYSSLYDLSSLDTCGEEASVLEILVYNSKIENRHEMLAVEPINELLRDKWRKFGAVSFYINVVSYLCAMVIFTLTAYYQPLEGTPPYPYRTTVDYLRLAGEVITLFTGVLFFFTNIKDLFMKKCPGVNSLFIDGSFQLLYFIYSVLVIVSAALYLAGIEAYLAVMVFALVLGWMNALYFTRGLKLTGTYSIMIQKILFKDLFRFLLVYLLFMIGYASALVSLLNPCANLKVCNEDQTNCTVPTYPSCRDSETFSTFLLDLFKLTIGMGDLEMLSSTKYPVVFIILLVTYIILTFVLLLNMLIALMGETVGQVSKESKHIWKLQWATTILDIERSFPVFLRKAFRSGEMVTVGKSSDGTPDRRWCFRVDEVNWSHWNQNLGIINEDPGKNETYQYYGFSHTVGRLRRDRWSSVVPRVVELNKNSNPDEVVVPLDSMGNPRCDGHQQGYPPKWRTDDAPL, encoded by the exons ATGACCCCGAAGTCCACCCTCCTTCAGCTAATGCCCAGGGTAGTTGGACCTGGGGCCAATTTGTGTTTCCAGGTTCCTAAAAGAGGCTCCTGTTGCAGTTCCCGCCTGAGGCTGGCGGCCAACCACATCTGGGAGTGGCCTCCCTGCGCCCCTGTCATTACAACGGTGGCTTTGAAGCAGCTGGCAGCACTGCTGCTTGTCTACGTGGGAGGGGGCTTCCTGGAGCCCCTGCCACTGGCTGGGTTTTGCCTGACTCCCCTTTCATCCCCTTGCAGGCTGAGCAGTGCAGACGGGCCTGGGGCAGGCATGGCGGATTCCAGCGAAGGTCCCCGCGCGGGTCCCGGGGAGGTGGCTGAGCTCCCCGGGGATGAGAGTGGCACCCCAGGCGGGGAggcttttcctctctcctccctggccAATCTGTTCGAGGGGGAAGATGGCTCCCCTTCGCCCTCACCGGCTGATGCCAGTCGCCCTGCTGGCCTAGGCGATGGGCGACCAAATCTGCGCATGAAGTTCCAGGGTGCCTTCCGCAAGGGGGTGCCCAACCCCATTGATCTGCTGGAGTCCACCCTATATGAGTCCTCGGTGGTGCCTGGACCCAAGAAAGCACCCATGGACTCACTCTTTGACTATGGCACCTATCGTCACCACCCCAGTGACAACAAGAGGTGGAGGAAGAAGATCATAGA gaagcagcCGCAGAGCCCCAAAGCCCCTGCCCCCCAGCCGCCCCCCATCCTCAAAGTCTTCAACAGGCCCATCCTCTTTGACATTGTGTCCCGGGGCTCCACTGCTGACCTGGATGGGCTGCTCCCCTTCTTGCTGACCCACAAGAAACGCCTGACTGATGAGGAATTTCGAG AGCCATCTACAGGGAAGACCTGCCTGCCCAAGGCCTTGCTGAACCTGAGCAGCGGCCGCAATGACACCATCCCTGTGCTGCTGGACATCGCGGAGCGCACCGGCAACATGCGGGAGTTCATCAACTCGCCCTTCCGCGACATCTACTATCGAG GTCAGACAGCTCTGCACATCGCCATCGAGCGTCGCTGCAAACACTACGTGGAGCTCCTCGTGGCCCAAGGAGCTGACGTCCACGCCCAGGCCCGTGGGCGCTTCTTCCAGCCCAAGGATGAGGGAGGCTACTTCTACTTTG GGGAGCTGCCCTTGTCGCTGGCTGCCTGCACCAACCAGCCCCACATTGTCAACTACCTGACGGAGAACCCCCACAAGAAGGCAGACATGCGGCGCCAGGACTCGCGAGGCAACACGGTGCTGCACGCGCTGGTGGCCATCGCCGACAACACCCGTGAGAACACCAAGTTCGTTACCAAGATGTATGACCTGCTGCTGCTGAAGTGTGCCCGCCTCTTCCCCGACAGCAACCTGGAGGCCGTGCTCAACAACGATGGCCTCTCACCCCTAATGATGGCTGCCAAGACGGGCAAGATTGGG ATCTTTCAGCACATCATCCGGCGGGAGGTGACGGATGAGGACACACGGCACCTGTCCCGCAAGTTCAAGGACTGGGCCTACGGGCCAGTATATTCCTCGCTTTATGACCTCTCCTCCCTGGACACATGTGGGGAAGAGGCCTCCGTGCTGGAGATCCTGGTGTACAACAGCAAGATTGAG AACCGCCACGAGATGCTGGCTGTGGAGCCCATCAATGAACTGCTGCGGGACAAGTGGCGCAAGTTCGGGGCCGTGTCCTTCTACATCAACGTGGTCTCCTACCTCTGCGCCATGGTCATCTTCACCCTCACCGCCTACTATCAGCCGCTGGAGGGCACG CCACCGTACCCTTACCGCACCACGGTGGACTACCTGCGGCTGGCTGGCGAGGTCATTACGCTCTTCACTGGGGTCCTGTTCTTCTTCACCAAC ATCAAAGACTTGTTCATGAAGAAATGCCCTGGAGTGAATTCTCTCTTCATTGATGGCTCCTTCCAGCTGCTCTA CTTCATCTACTCTGTCCTGGTGATCGTCTCAGCAGCCCTCTACCTGGCAGGGATTGAGGCCTACCTGGCCGTGATGGTCTTTGCCCTGGTCCTGGGCTGGATGAATGCCCTTTACTTCACCCGTGGGCTGAAGCTGACGGGGACCTATAGCATCATGATCCAGAAG ATCCTCTTCAAGGACCTTTTCCGATTCCTGCTGGTCTACTTGCTCTTCATGATCGGCTACGCTTCAG CCCTGGTCTCCCTCCTGAACCCGTGTGCCAACTTGAAAGTGTGCAATGAGGACCAGACCAACTGCACAGTGCCCACTTACCCCTCGTGCCGCGACAGCGAGACCTTCAGCACCTTCCTTCTGGACCTGTTTAAGCTGACCATCGGCATGGGCGACCTGGAGATGCTGAGCAGCACCAAGTACCCCGTGGTCTTCATCATCCTGCTGGTGACCTACATCATTCTCACCTTTGTGCTGCTCCTCAACATGCTCATTGCCCTCATGGGCGAGACGGTGGGCCAGGTCTCCAAGGAGAGCAAGCACATCTGGAAGCTGCAG TGGGCCACCACCATCCTGGACATTGAGCGCTCCTTCCCCGTGTTCCTGAGGAAGGCCTTCCGCTCCGGGGAGATGGTCACTGTGGGCAAGAGCTCAGACGGCACTCCCGACCGCAGGTGGTGCTTCAG GGTGGATGAGGTGAACTGGTCTCACTGGAACCAGAACTTGGGCATCATCAATGAGGACCCGGGCAAGAATGAGACCTACCAGTATTATGGCTTCTCACACACCGTGGGCCGCCTCCGCAGGG ATCGCTGGTCCTCGGTGGTACCCCGCGTGGTGGAACTGAACAAGAACTCGAACCCGGACGAGGTGGTGGTGCCTCTGGACAGCATGGGGAACCCCCGCTGCGATGGCCACCAGCAGGGTTACCCCCCCAAGTGGAGGACTGATGACGCCCCGCTCTAG